Proteins from one Sarcophilus harrisii chromosome 2, mSarHar1.11, whole genome shotgun sequence genomic window:
- the CAMSAP1 gene encoding calmodulin-regulated spectrin-associated protein 1 isoform X5, giving the protein MVDVDVSAGGDSTRRKMEALTDSAVEIVPSELYDSARAKIAANLQWICAKAYGIDNIPEDLKDPFYIDQYEQEHIKPPVIKLLLSSELYCRVCSLILKGDQVAALKGHQSVVQALSRKGIYVIESDDTPVTESDLSCAPIKMSSHMAMIDALMTAYTIEMISIEKVVASVKRFSTFSASKELPYDLEDAMVFWINKVNLKMREITEKEVKLKQQLLESPAHQKSPSKWYWKLVPVRYRREHLSSRQLPYFPLLEDLMKDGCDGAALLAVIHYYCPEQMKLDDICLKEVTSIADSLYNIQLLREFSNEYLNKCFYLTLEDMLYAPLVLKPNLMVFIAELFWWFENVKPDFVQPRDVQEVKDAKTVLHQKSSRPPIPISNATKRSFMSSPGTSGQVDMQSPVQLPPEACNRYYLHPEDSDYLGKGSPAFSPSHPLLPLRQKQQKTIQGEDNQDQRHRSNSLTRVDGQPRSTVIAWPEKRPRPLSQPTPFALHHATSSDVDPGSGDSISLARSISKDSLASNIVNLTPQNQPHNTSIKTNGKSLLSNVDIEDEDEELVAIIRADEIPSCGDLELQSTSSRASSLMASSRSPKRQVESLESKSDSFFLEPLMPAVLKPAKEKQIINKEDECGEGKQRSFLSKRLSEGHQLLGRKKVNTNHVDHDLNRTFTPIPSSEFPTAIDTATTDSLGLGLLSTEVSLETCMPLASGGLDQLSQEKSAEGFFLHVSKADEDKEGRINDSSAKIADSQGLETTWTIIRQDSDSDILDLEEAEQDLIGEGPPLVITKFVGEEESAKLQEDMKVKEHEDKDDASGRSSPCLSTISQASSISMASGSVRMTSFAERKLQRLNSYEAKSSTSSSQKTTPDASESCPAPLTTWKQKREQSPNRQNKDHANLLASELVQLHMQLEEKRRAIEAQKKKMEALSARQRLKLGKAAFLHVVKKGKTDIVPQPLKPEHFSKEYSRHNGEELDDGISKNQDFLVKEEDKEDLLSDSQEMSKVKIQENVAFVQHKTKDAAALHELEKNKMLSAALLEDNVGEVVDINECDVSIEKLNETISTLQQAILKISQQQEQLLMKSPTVPTPSTRTNSQDQKVKPSIHFVEPLSPTGMNNHRKPPRLGQGRSPRSARPAELKVAKDKQQNSSRIKTPTPSVETVPHLRPFPPNNHPRTPTETCLESATSHGNDSQEKFFFDSYRLHDESNQRTFVLSASKDANIISEQMSKEVLNNSVKETGLTSSDVSGKENVPVEEPLRSKGSLIEVDLSDLKAPDEEGEMEIHDSSLDLISECDQKPGVGFFFKDEQKAEDELAKKRAAFLLKQQRKAEEARVRKQQLEAEVELKRDEARRKAEEDRIRKEEEKARRELIKQEYLRRKQQQILEEQGLGKPKSKPKKPRPKSVHREESYSDSGTKCSSTPDNLSSAQSGSSLSLASAATTEPESVHSGGTPSQRVESLESLPILSRNPSRNTERDWENASTASSIASVAEYTGPKLFKEPSSKSNKPIIHNAISHCCLAGKVNEPHKNSILEELEKCDANHYIILFRDAGCQFRALYCYYPDTEEIYKLTGTGPKSITKKMIDKLYKYSSDRKQFNLIPAKTMSVSVDALTIHNHLWQPKRPTVPKKTQTRK; this is encoded by the exons ATAATATCCCAGAAGATCTAAAAGACCCATTTTACATAGATCAGTATGAACAGGAGCATATTAAACCACCTGTTATCAAGCTTTTGCTGTCCAGTGAGTTATATTGTCGGGTCTGTAGCCTTATTTTGAAAGGTGACCAGGTAGCAGCTTTAAAGGGACATCAGTCTGTTGTTCAAGCTTTGTCTCGGAAAGGAATTTATGTAATAGAGAGTGATGACACACCAGTGACTGAATCTGACCTCAGTTGTGCACCTATAAAAATG AGTTCACATATGGCTATGATTGATGCTTTAATGACGGCCTACACTATAGAAATGATCAGCATTGAAAAAGTAGTTGCCAGTGTCAAACGCTTTTCTACATTCAGTGCCTCAAAAGAACTTCCTTATGACCTGGAGGATGCAATGGTTTTTTGGATTAATAAG GTAAATCTGAAAATGAGGGAGATAACAGAGAAAGAGGTAAAATTAAAGCAACAGCTATTAGAGAGCCCTGCTCATCAAAAG TCTCCTTCCAAATGGTATTGGAAATTAGTACCT GTTCGATATCGACGAGAACATCTTTCAAGTAGACAATTACCATACTTTCCACTGCTGGAAGATCTAATGAAAGATGGCTGTGATGGTGCTGCTCTTTTAGCTGTGATACATTATTATTGCCCAGAACAAATGAAATTGGACg ATATATGTTTGAAGGAAGTAACATCAATAGCTGACAGTTTATACAATATTCAACTTCTGAGAGAATTCTCAAATGAATACCTAAACAAATGCTTTTATCTCACCTTAGAAGACATGCTGTATGCTCCTTTAGTACTAAAG cCAAATCTTATGGTTTTCATTGCGGAATTATTCTGGTGGTTTGAGAATGTAAAGCCAGATTTTGTACAACCAAGGGATGTTCAAGAAGTAAAAGATG CTAAAACAGTTTTGCATCAAAAAAGCAGCCGCCCTCCCATTCCTATTTCCAATGCAACTAAACGAAGTTTCATGTCAAGTCCGGGTACTTCTGGCCAAGTAGATATGCAGTCTCCAGTTCAGCTGCCACCAGAAGCTTGCAACAGGTATTACCTGCACCCTGAAGACTCTGACTATCT tgGGAAAGGGAGTCCTGCGTTTAGCCCATCTCATCCTTTATTGCCATTGAGACAGAAACAGCAGAAAACAATACAGGGGGAGGACAACCAGG ATCAACGTCATCGTTCTAATTCATTAACTCGAGTTGATGGACAGCCACGTAGTACAGTCATTGCATGGCCAGAAAAAAGGCCCAG GCCTCTATCTCAGCCAACACCATTTGCTCTTCATCATGCTACAAGTAGTGATGTGGATCCTGGTTCTGGTGATAGTATTAGCTTGGCTCGATCAATTAGCAAAGATAGTTTAGCATCCAATATTGTTAACCTTACCCCCCAAAATCAACCTCATAACACATCTATTAAAACTAATGGGAAAAGCTTACTAAGTAATGTTGATattgaagatgaagatgaagaactTGTTGCAATAATTAGAGCAGATGAAATTCCAAGCTGTGGTGATTTAGAATTACAAAGTACATCTTCCAGGGCCTCAAGTTTAATGGCAAGTTCTCGATCTCCTAAAAGACAAGTGGAATCCCTAGAAAGTAAATCTGATAGTTTTTTCTTAGAGCCCTTAATGCCTGCAGTACTTAAACcagcaaaagaaaaacagattattAATAAAGAAGATGAATGTGGAGAAGGGAAGCAAAGGAGTTTTTTGTCTAAAAGACTTAGTGAAGGACATCAGCTGTTAGGACGGAAGAAAGTTAATACCAATCATGTTGATCATGATTTGAATAGGACTTTTACTCCAATTCCTAGTTCAGAATTTCCTACAGCTATAGATACTGCTACTACTGATTCATTAGGATTGGGACTTCTATCAACAGAAGTTTCATTAGAAACATGCATGCCACTGGCTAGTGGTGGTTTAGATCAATTATCTCAGGAAAAATCTGCTGAAGgcttttttcttcatgtttctaAGGCTGATGAAGATAAAGAAGGTAGAATAAATGATAGTAGTGCAAAAATTGCAGATTCACAGGGTCTAGAAACAACATGGACTATAATTAGGCAGGATTCTGATTCAGATATCCTAGATCTAGAGGAAGCTGAGCAAGATTTAATTGGAGAGGGCCCCCCTTTAGTCATTACTAAATTTGTTGGTGAAGAAGAATCTGCAAAGTTACAAGAAGACATGAAGGTGAAGGAGCATGAAGATAAAGATGATGCAAGTGGACGTTCAAGTCCATGCTTAAGCACCATTTCTCAAGCTAGCAGTATATCTATGGCTAGTGGAAGTGTTAGGATGACTAGTTTTGCAGAACGAAAACTCCAGAGACTTAATAGCTATGAGGCAAAATCTAGTACAAGTAGTTCCCAGAAAACCACACCTGATGCATCAGAGAGCTGTCCAGCACCACTAACTACTTGGAAGCAAAAGAGAGAGCAGAGTCCTAACAGGCAGAACAAAGATCATGCTAATTTGTTGGCTTCTGAACTGGTTCAGCTTCATATGCAGTTAGAGGAAAAACGCAGAGCAATAgaagcacaaaagaaaaaaatggaggcatTGTCTGCAAGGCAGCGACTCAAGTTAGGCAAAGCAGCTTTCCTTCATGTAGTTAAAAAGGGAAAGACTGACATTGTTCCACAACCACTTAAACCAGAACACTTTTCAAAAGAATATTCTCGCCACAATGGAGAAGAGTTGGATGATGGAATTTCTAAAAATCAAGATTTTCTTGTaaaagaagaagataaagaagatcTCCTTAGTGATTCTCAAGAAATGTCAAAAgtaaaaattcaggaaaatgtaGCTTTTGTTCAGCATAAAACAAAAGACGCTGCTGCTCTACatgaattagagaaaaataagatgcTTTCTGCTGCTCTTTTAGAAGATAATGTTGGTGAAGTTGTAGATATAAATGAATGTGATGTTTCCATTGAAAAGCTAAATGAAACCATTAGTACACTTCAACAAGCTATATTAAAGATTTCTCAACAGCAAGAACAACTTCTTATGAAATCTCCTACAGTACCAACACCAAGTACTAGAACTAATTCCCAGGACCAGAAGGTAAAGCCATCAATTCATTTTGTTGAGCCCCTCTCTCCAACTGGAATGAATAATCATCGTAAGCCCCCTCGTCTTGGTCAAGGACGTAGTCCTCGCTCAGCACGACCAGCTGAGCTGAAAGTTGCTAAAGATAAACAGCAAAATTCTTCACGTATTAAAACTCCAACACCAAGTGTAGAAACTGTGCCTCACTTAAGACCTTTTCCTCCTAATAATCATCCCAGAACACCCACAGAAACATGTTTGGAAAGTGCCACAAGTCATGGAAATGATTCTcaagaaaagtttttctttgatAGTTATAGGCTTCATGATGAGAGTAACCAGAGGACATTTGTTTTGTCTGCTTCCAAAGATGCAAACATTATTTCCGAACAAATGAGCAAAGAAGTTTTGAATAATAGTGTAAAAGAAACAGGGCTAACTTCTTCAGATgtctcaggaaaagaaaatgttcctGTAGAAGAACCACTAAGGAGTAAGGGTAGTCTCATTGAAGTAGATCTCTCAGACCTGAAAGCACCagatgaagaaggagaaatggaaatcCATGATAGCTCTTTAGATTTAATTAGTGAATGCGATCAAAAGCCTGGTGTAGGCTTTTTCTTTAAG GATGAACAAAAAGCTGAAGATGAACTAGCCAAGAAACGAGctgctttccttttaaaacaGCAGCGGAAAGCTGAAGAAGCTCGTGTACGAAAGCAGCAGTTGGAAGCTGAAGTTGAATTGAAAAGAGATGAAGCTCG ACGGAAAGCTGAAGAGGACCGgataagaaaagaagaggaaaaagctcGACGAGAACTTATTAAACAGGAATATTTGAGGAGAAAACAACAGCAGATTTTAGAAGAACAAGGACTTGGTAAACCAAAATCAAAACCGAAAAAACCACGGCCAAAATCTGTTCATCGGGAAGAGTCATATAGTGATTCAGGAACCAAATGTTCTTCAACCC CTGATAATTTAAGTAGTGCGCAGTCTGGCTCCAGCCTGTCTTTGGCATCAGCAGCAACAACAGAACCTGAAAGTGTTCATTCTGGTGGCACTCCTTCCCAGCG agttgAATCCCTGGAATCTTTGCCAATATTAAGCAGAAATCCTAGCAGGAATACAGAAAGAGATTGGGAAAATGCTTCTACAGCATCTTCAATTGCATCTGTGGCAGAATATACAG gTCCCAAGCTCTTTAAGGAGCCTAGTAGCAAGTCAAATAAACCAATTATTCATAATGCTATATCCCATTGCTGTCTGgctggaaaagtaaatgaaccACACAAAAATTCAATACTAGAG GAATTGGAGAAGTGTGATGCCAACCACTACATTATACTGTTTCGTGATGCTGGATGCCAATTTAGGGCACTTTATTGCTACTATCCCGATACTGAAGAAATCTACAAGTTAACAGGCACTGGGCCAAAGAGCATCACTAAGAAAATGATTGACAAACTTTATAAATATAGCTCAGACAGAAAACAGTTTAATTTGATTCCAGCCAAAACCATGTCTGTCAGTGTGGATGCTCTTACCATTCATAACCATTTGTGGCAACCCAAGCGGCCAACAGTGCCAAAGAAGACGCAGACTCGTAAATGA
- the CAMSAP1 gene encoding calmodulin-regulated spectrin-associated protein 1 isoform X6 — protein MAMIDALMTAYTIEMISIEKVVASVKRFSTFSASKELPYDLEDAMVFWINKVNLKMREITEKEVKLKQQLLESPAHQKSPSKWYWKLVPVRYRREHLSSRQLPYFPLLEDLMKDGCDGAALLAVIHYYCPEQMKLDDICLKEVTSIADSLYNIQLLREFSNEYLNKCFYLTLEDMLYAPLVLKPNLMVFIAELFWWFENVKPDFVQPRDVQEVKDAKTVLHQKSSRPPIPISNATKRSFMSSPGTSGQVDMQSPVQLPPEACNRYYLHPEDSDYLGKGSPAFSPSHPLLPLRQKQQKTIQGEDNQDQRHRSNSLTRVDGQPRSTVIAWPEKRPRPLSQPTPFALHHATSSDVDPGSGDSISLARSISKDSLASNIVNLTPQNQPHNTSIKTNGKSLLSNVDIEDEDEELVAIIRADEIPSCGDLELQSTSSRASSLMASSRSPKRQVESLESKSDSFFLEPLMPAVLKPAKEKQIINKEDECGEGKQRSFLSKRLSEGHQLLGRKKVNTNHVDHDLNRTFTPIPSSEFPTAIDTATTDSLGLGLLSTEVSLETCMPLASGGLDQLSQEKSAEGFFLHVSKADEDKEGRINDSSAKIADSQGLETTWTIIRQDSDSDILDLEEAEQDLIGEGPPLVITKFVGEEESAKLQEDMKVKEHEDKDDASGRSSPCLSTISQASSISMASGSVRMTSFAERKLQRLNSYEAKSSTSSSQKTTPDASESCPAPLTTWKQKREQSPNRQNKDHANLLASELVQLHMQLEEKRRAIEAQKKKMEALSARQRLKLGKAAFLHVVKKGKTDIVPQPLKPEHFSKEYSRHNGEELDDGISKNQDFLVKEEDKEDLLSDSQEMSKVKIQENVAFVQHKTKDAAALHELEKNKMLSAALLEDNVGEVVDINECDVSIEKLNETISTLQQAILKISQQQEQLLMKSPTVPTPSTRTNSQDQKVKPSIHFVEPLSPTGMNNHRKPPRLGQGRSPRSARPAELKVAKDKQQNSSRIKTPTPSVETVPHLRPFPPNNHPRTPTETCLESATSHGNDSQEKFFFDSYRLHDESNQRTFVLSASKDANIISEQMSKEVLNNSVKETGLTSSDVSGKENVPVEEPLRSKGSLIEVDLSDLKAPDEEGEMEIHDSSLDLISECDQKPGVGFFFKDEQKAEDELAKKRAAFLLKQQRKAEEARVRKQQLEAEVELKRDEARRKAEEDRIRKEEEKARRELIKQEYLRRKQQQILEEQGLGKPKSKPKKPRPKSVHREESYSDSGTKCSSTPDNLSSAQSGSSLSLASAATTEPESVHSGGTPSQRVESLESLPILSRNPSRNTERDWENASTASSIASVAEYTGPKLFKEPSSKSNKPIIHNAISHCCLAGKVNEPHKNSILEELEKCDANHYIILFRDAGCQFRALYCYYPDTEEIYKLTGTGPKSITKKMIDKLYKYSSDRKQFNLIPAKTMSVSVDALTIHNHLWQPKRPTVPKKTQTRK, from the exons ATGGCTATGATTGATGCTTTAATGACGGCCTACACTATAGAAATGATCAGCATTGAAAAAGTAGTTGCCAGTGTCAAACGCTTTTCTACATTCAGTGCCTCAAAAGAACTTCCTTATGACCTGGAGGATGCAATGGTTTTTTGGATTAATAAG GTAAATCTGAAAATGAGGGAGATAACAGAGAAAGAGGTAAAATTAAAGCAACAGCTATTAGAGAGCCCTGCTCATCAAAAG TCTCCTTCCAAATGGTATTGGAAATTAGTACCT GTTCGATATCGACGAGAACATCTTTCAAGTAGACAATTACCATACTTTCCACTGCTGGAAGATCTAATGAAAGATGGCTGTGATGGTGCTGCTCTTTTAGCTGTGATACATTATTATTGCCCAGAACAAATGAAATTGGACg ATATATGTTTGAAGGAAGTAACATCAATAGCTGACAGTTTATACAATATTCAACTTCTGAGAGAATTCTCAAATGAATACCTAAACAAATGCTTTTATCTCACCTTAGAAGACATGCTGTATGCTCCTTTAGTACTAAAG cCAAATCTTATGGTTTTCATTGCGGAATTATTCTGGTGGTTTGAGAATGTAAAGCCAGATTTTGTACAACCAAGGGATGTTCAAGAAGTAAAAGATG CTAAAACAGTTTTGCATCAAAAAAGCAGCCGCCCTCCCATTCCTATTTCCAATGCAACTAAACGAAGTTTCATGTCAAGTCCGGGTACTTCTGGCCAAGTAGATATGCAGTCTCCAGTTCAGCTGCCACCAGAAGCTTGCAACAGGTATTACCTGCACCCTGAAGACTCTGACTATCT tgGGAAAGGGAGTCCTGCGTTTAGCCCATCTCATCCTTTATTGCCATTGAGACAGAAACAGCAGAAAACAATACAGGGGGAGGACAACCAGG ATCAACGTCATCGTTCTAATTCATTAACTCGAGTTGATGGACAGCCACGTAGTACAGTCATTGCATGGCCAGAAAAAAGGCCCAG GCCTCTATCTCAGCCAACACCATTTGCTCTTCATCATGCTACAAGTAGTGATGTGGATCCTGGTTCTGGTGATAGTATTAGCTTGGCTCGATCAATTAGCAAAGATAGTTTAGCATCCAATATTGTTAACCTTACCCCCCAAAATCAACCTCATAACACATCTATTAAAACTAATGGGAAAAGCTTACTAAGTAATGTTGATattgaagatgaagatgaagaactTGTTGCAATAATTAGAGCAGATGAAATTCCAAGCTGTGGTGATTTAGAATTACAAAGTACATCTTCCAGGGCCTCAAGTTTAATGGCAAGTTCTCGATCTCCTAAAAGACAAGTGGAATCCCTAGAAAGTAAATCTGATAGTTTTTTCTTAGAGCCCTTAATGCCTGCAGTACTTAAACcagcaaaagaaaaacagattattAATAAAGAAGATGAATGTGGAGAAGGGAAGCAAAGGAGTTTTTTGTCTAAAAGACTTAGTGAAGGACATCAGCTGTTAGGACGGAAGAAAGTTAATACCAATCATGTTGATCATGATTTGAATAGGACTTTTACTCCAATTCCTAGTTCAGAATTTCCTACAGCTATAGATACTGCTACTACTGATTCATTAGGATTGGGACTTCTATCAACAGAAGTTTCATTAGAAACATGCATGCCACTGGCTAGTGGTGGTTTAGATCAATTATCTCAGGAAAAATCTGCTGAAGgcttttttcttcatgtttctaAGGCTGATGAAGATAAAGAAGGTAGAATAAATGATAGTAGTGCAAAAATTGCAGATTCACAGGGTCTAGAAACAACATGGACTATAATTAGGCAGGATTCTGATTCAGATATCCTAGATCTAGAGGAAGCTGAGCAAGATTTAATTGGAGAGGGCCCCCCTTTAGTCATTACTAAATTTGTTGGTGAAGAAGAATCTGCAAAGTTACAAGAAGACATGAAGGTGAAGGAGCATGAAGATAAAGATGATGCAAGTGGACGTTCAAGTCCATGCTTAAGCACCATTTCTCAAGCTAGCAGTATATCTATGGCTAGTGGAAGTGTTAGGATGACTAGTTTTGCAGAACGAAAACTCCAGAGACTTAATAGCTATGAGGCAAAATCTAGTACAAGTAGTTCCCAGAAAACCACACCTGATGCATCAGAGAGCTGTCCAGCACCACTAACTACTTGGAAGCAAAAGAGAGAGCAGAGTCCTAACAGGCAGAACAAAGATCATGCTAATTTGTTGGCTTCTGAACTGGTTCAGCTTCATATGCAGTTAGAGGAAAAACGCAGAGCAATAgaagcacaaaagaaaaaaatggaggcatTGTCTGCAAGGCAGCGACTCAAGTTAGGCAAAGCAGCTTTCCTTCATGTAGTTAAAAAGGGAAAGACTGACATTGTTCCACAACCACTTAAACCAGAACACTTTTCAAAAGAATATTCTCGCCACAATGGAGAAGAGTTGGATGATGGAATTTCTAAAAATCAAGATTTTCTTGTaaaagaagaagataaagaagatcTCCTTAGTGATTCTCAAGAAATGTCAAAAgtaaaaattcaggaaaatgtaGCTTTTGTTCAGCATAAAACAAAAGACGCTGCTGCTCTACatgaattagagaaaaataagatgcTTTCTGCTGCTCTTTTAGAAGATAATGTTGGTGAAGTTGTAGATATAAATGAATGTGATGTTTCCATTGAAAAGCTAAATGAAACCATTAGTACACTTCAACAAGCTATATTAAAGATTTCTCAACAGCAAGAACAACTTCTTATGAAATCTCCTACAGTACCAACACCAAGTACTAGAACTAATTCCCAGGACCAGAAGGTAAAGCCATCAATTCATTTTGTTGAGCCCCTCTCTCCAACTGGAATGAATAATCATCGTAAGCCCCCTCGTCTTGGTCAAGGACGTAGTCCTCGCTCAGCACGACCAGCTGAGCTGAAAGTTGCTAAAGATAAACAGCAAAATTCTTCACGTATTAAAACTCCAACACCAAGTGTAGAAACTGTGCCTCACTTAAGACCTTTTCCTCCTAATAATCATCCCAGAACACCCACAGAAACATGTTTGGAAAGTGCCACAAGTCATGGAAATGATTCTcaagaaaagtttttctttgatAGTTATAGGCTTCATGATGAGAGTAACCAGAGGACATTTGTTTTGTCTGCTTCCAAAGATGCAAACATTATTTCCGAACAAATGAGCAAAGAAGTTTTGAATAATAGTGTAAAAGAAACAGGGCTAACTTCTTCAGATgtctcaggaaaagaaaatgttcctGTAGAAGAACCACTAAGGAGTAAGGGTAGTCTCATTGAAGTAGATCTCTCAGACCTGAAAGCACCagatgaagaaggagaaatggaaatcCATGATAGCTCTTTAGATTTAATTAGTGAATGCGATCAAAAGCCTGGTGTAGGCTTTTTCTTTAAG GATGAACAAAAAGCTGAAGATGAACTAGCCAAGAAACGAGctgctttccttttaaaacaGCAGCGGAAAGCTGAAGAAGCTCGTGTACGAAAGCAGCAGTTGGAAGCTGAAGTTGAATTGAAAAGAGATGAAGCTCG ACGGAAAGCTGAAGAGGACCGgataagaaaagaagaggaaaaagctcGACGAGAACTTATTAAACAGGAATATTTGAGGAGAAAACAACAGCAGATTTTAGAAGAACAAGGACTTGGTAAACCAAAATCAAAACCGAAAAAACCACGGCCAAAATCTGTTCATCGGGAAGAGTCATATAGTGATTCAGGAACCAAATGTTCTTCAACCC CTGATAATTTAAGTAGTGCGCAGTCTGGCTCCAGCCTGTCTTTGGCATCAGCAGCAACAACAGAACCTGAAAGTGTTCATTCTGGTGGCACTCCTTCCCAGCG agttgAATCCCTGGAATCTTTGCCAATATTAAGCAGAAATCCTAGCAGGAATACAGAAAGAGATTGGGAAAATGCTTCTACAGCATCTTCAATTGCATCTGTGGCAGAATATACAG gTCCCAAGCTCTTTAAGGAGCCTAGTAGCAAGTCAAATAAACCAATTATTCATAATGCTATATCCCATTGCTGTCTGgctggaaaagtaaatgaaccACACAAAAATTCAATACTAGAG GAATTGGAGAAGTGTGATGCCAACCACTACATTATACTGTTTCGTGATGCTGGATGCCAATTTAGGGCACTTTATTGCTACTATCCCGATACTGAAGAAATCTACAAGTTAACAGGCACTGGGCCAAAGAGCATCACTAAGAAAATGATTGACAAACTTTATAAATATAGCTCAGACAGAAAACAGTTTAATTTGATTCCAGCCAAAACCATGTCTGTCAGTGTGGATGCTCTTACCATTCATAACCATTTGTGGCAACCCAAGCGGCCAACAGTGCCAAAGAAGACGCAGACTCGTAAATGA